From the genome of Parazoarcus communis, one region includes:
- a CDS encoding ATP-dependent helicase: MESLSAYLDATPLQVGQKVLALTFMHGSRRRLEERLGMLQNLKGKTECATIDSFAWRLVRRWRSLAAALGFVNIAPSEYESVCEAASALAQVKEVRNWVAATFPILVVDEAQDMTVNRLGMVAGLANRLEVFVAADEFQCLSEELRPNPACAWLSLVCAPEELTQPRRTKVDELLNAARAIRAGEAPKSEKFFVIAQTSTPPLAGAWINSNLRWYGGGKSVAIITPTHRAFAIAALAWAAENKTKKGAGPYSIPWEQSEAKAATEYLATIQLADQADGPSIAAVLAAAGDARTARDVTEWLEIQRRTRSKVEFSKDEVVKLVEQSFTQRRQSRRSEVRGWKGMTVHGAKNREFDNVIVLWPAAVGGSDDQKRRLLYNAVTRAKERCVVLVQASAHMGRPPFA; this comes from the coding sequence ATGGAATCGCTGTCTGCGTATCTGGACGCAACACCTCTCCAAGTCGGTCAGAAAGTCCTAGCGCTCACATTCATGCATGGATCTCGTAGGCGTTTGGAAGAGCGTCTCGGGATGCTTCAGAACCTGAAGGGCAAAACGGAATGCGCGACTATTGACAGCTTTGCATGGCGTCTGGTTCGGCGTTGGCGTTCGCTTGCCGCCGCTCTCGGCTTTGTGAACATCGCACCGAGTGAGTACGAAAGCGTATGTGAAGCTGCCAGTGCCCTCGCGCAGGTCAAGGAGGTCCGAAACTGGGTGGCGGCGACGTTTCCTATCCTTGTCGTGGACGAAGCCCAAGACATGACCGTGAATCGTCTTGGCATGGTTGCAGGTCTGGCCAACAGGTTGGAGGTCTTCGTTGCTGCCGACGAGTTTCAATGCCTCAGTGAGGAGCTTCGACCCAATCCGGCATGCGCGTGGCTCTCTCTGGTATGCGCGCCTGAAGAACTTACGCAGCCGCGTCGGACTAAGGTCGATGAGTTGCTCAATGCAGCTCGAGCGATTCGCGCCGGCGAAGCGCCTAAGTCAGAGAAATTCTTCGTGATTGCGCAAACTTCGACTCCACCGCTGGCTGGTGCATGGATCAACTCCAATTTGCGCTGGTACGGCGGAGGCAAGAGTGTTGCAATCATCACGCCAACCCATAGAGCTTTTGCCATAGCTGCATTGGCCTGGGCCGCTGAGAACAAGACCAAAAAAGGTGCAGGCCCGTACAGCATCCCGTGGGAACAGTCTGAAGCAAAAGCTGCAACCGAGTATCTCGCAACGATCCAACTTGCGGACCAAGCTGATGGTCCTTCTATCGCAGCCGTCCTCGCGGCTGCTGGTGACGCTAGAACAGCCAGGGATGTGACCGAATGGCTGGAGATTCAACGTCGGACCAGGTCGAAGGTGGAGTTCTCAAAGGATGAGGTCGTAAAGTTGGTCGAGCAATCCTTTACCCAGCGCCGTCAATCTCGAAGAAGCGAAGTTCGTGGATGGAAGGGGATGACGGTTCACGGTGCCAAGAACCGAGAATTTGACAACGTCATTGTTCTCTGGCCGGCAGCGGTGGGTGGCAGCGACGACCAGAAGAGGCGTTTGCTCTATAACGCAGTGACACGCGCGAAAGAGCGATGCGTTGTTCTTGTGCAGGCATCTGCCCATATGGGCCGGCCTCCCTTCGCGTGA
- a CDS encoding ATP-dependent nuclease has protein sequence MRIANLRIENFRGVRSGFVQFGRHPVLVGDNNTGKTTLIEALTLVLGRDRLVRELTEHDFFGSNPQAADRIKVVATVTDFPGDDPEQSSQWFRDERAVVKWLDEVTGHVHPARKNPAWKLCCQLGVQARFDQDSLAVETVRYFYDHDEPIDPFADEAPASVPGKLIQELSFYLVRASRTWDKVFSWGNELFKRTVLAAAAQPADALLAERDRLRAPAQPIDADPGIQPLIQNLNNELALSFPNAPKVQLRLTSTDSRSVMEAVSAHFAGTDGFSIPAARQGSGLVSMQGLLLLLELGRARAASGGEFLMALEEPEVHLPPSAQQRLVQRVQALSTQTFVTTHSPLVASIADPTSVLILKKHDGVLSAEPFLASPLTAAAPNWKRKFFQHSRIDVLSALMQPALLVPEGRADFQLLRCILRPLMMTEGWIDTMRRPFGIEVGVVPTEDAKVIETHKLMRRLHKCVCCLVDGDAAGLDYADQLRQGAAPPSAIIRWHDGAMIEDAIGWILSADEPTVVEKLADISPQPPASSAAVVAYLKTKKMDIIAYESLAEAIATTPACRKRAADLLSGLASACAGDETTQHFVRGAHGVWVFQP, from the coding sequence ATGCGAATAGCCAACTTGAGAATCGAGAACTTTCGGGGCGTAAGAAGTGGCTTTGTGCAGTTCGGCAGACATCCCGTTCTTGTCGGAGACAACAACACCGGCAAGACTACCCTGATCGAAGCTTTGACTCTCGTGCTTGGCAGAGATCGCCTTGTTCGCGAACTGACCGAGCATGACTTCTTCGGGTCCAACCCACAGGCTGCCGATAGGATCAAAGTCGTAGCAACGGTCACCGATTTTCCCGGTGACGACCCAGAGCAGAGTAGCCAGTGGTTTCGTGATGAGAGGGCGGTTGTCAAATGGCTTGACGAGGTGACAGGCCATGTGCATCCCGCGCGCAAGAACCCTGCGTGGAAGCTGTGCTGTCAGCTCGGCGTTCAAGCGCGCTTCGATCAGGACAGCTTGGCAGTGGAGACCGTGCGCTACTTTTATGACCACGATGAACCCATCGATCCTTTCGCAGATGAGGCACCGGCCTCCGTCCCAGGCAAGCTCATACAGGAGCTGAGCTTCTATCTCGTGCGTGCGAGCCGGACCTGGGACAAAGTCTTTTCATGGGGGAACGAGCTCTTCAAGCGCACCGTGTTGGCGGCAGCTGCTCAACCTGCGGATGCACTGCTCGCTGAACGAGATCGTCTGCGGGCGCCAGCTCAGCCAATCGACGCTGATCCCGGTATTCAACCGCTGATCCAGAATCTGAACAACGAGCTTGCGCTTTCATTTCCGAATGCTCCGAAAGTCCAGTTGCGGCTCACCAGCACCGACAGCCGGTCTGTGATGGAGGCAGTTTCAGCTCACTTTGCTGGAACCGATGGCTTCAGTATTCCCGCGGCGAGACAGGGCAGCGGCCTGGTGTCCATGCAAGGCCTACTACTGCTGCTCGAACTCGGTCGCGCCCGCGCTGCAAGCGGTGGTGAGTTTTTGATGGCTCTGGAGGAGCCGGAAGTCCATCTCCCACCTTCTGCACAGCAGCGCTTGGTTCAGCGTGTTCAAGCGCTGTCCACTCAGACCTTCGTGACGACCCATTCGCCGCTCGTTGCCAGCATCGCAGATCCGACCTCGGTGCTGATCTTAAAGAAGCATGATGGCGTTCTTTCAGCCGAGCCATTCCTGGCAAGCCCACTCACCGCGGCGGCTCCGAACTGGAAACGCAAGTTCTTCCAACACAGCCGGATCGATGTATTGAGTGCATTGATGCAACCTGCACTCCTCGTTCCAGAAGGCAGAGCCGATTTCCAACTACTGCGCTGCATCCTTAGGCCTTTGATGATGACCGAAGGATGGATCGACACGATGAGGCGCCCCTTCGGCATCGAAGTCGGCGTGGTTCCCACAGAAGATGCGAAAGTCATTGAAACTCACAAACTGATGCGGCGGCTTCACAAGTGCGTGTGCTGTCTGGTCGACGGCGACGCAGCTGGACTGGACTATGCGGATCAACTAAGGCAAGGCGCCGCGCCGCCAAGTGCGATCATCCGTTGGCACGACGGCGCAATGATTGAGGATGCCATCGGGTGGATTCTCAGTGCGGACGAGCCGACAGTGGTAGAAAAGCTGGCTGATATATCTCCGCAGCCTCCTGCTTCGAGTGCGGCGGTAGTGGCGTACCTGAAGACGAAGAAGATGGACATCATCGCCTATGAAAGTCTTGCCGAAGCCATTGCTACGACGCCAGCCTGTAGGAAGCGGGCGGCAGACCTGCTGAGCGGTCTGGCTTCTGCTTGTGCTGGCGATGAAACGACTCAGCACTTTGTTCGCGGAGCCCATGGAGTGTGGGTGTTTCAGCCGTGA
- a CDS encoding Shedu immune nuclease family protein, producing the protein MTKKNTSQPDKPEDIAEDFFDKETDPAPKGGLGDGLELSAKPDSDAEAMLVSLNQCIYGGEDCVEIYAHGEAYPKDGTEKTRKTVLLARVTERALTMFPLVSASYRPTFLTPKYDELTTITVLAEEGEPWWLPEDIMDFDAMLESLPTGFGRHAKYGLGFKWEYRLIPLAILEMHGITELVIEPGNGASAELPKFKLGIDRFSAIKRSIDSITTRSRARSLRERQLLAFNELLHVADPAQFERRFPKVAPGEIYELVKLGGRAQNRSPGDRLAAATVIRDDAAKIAADQPSQLLELKAVIEQVTLKELIAKIEDMLSKNLPEPKWQAFFKANPFVLGLAFPHPVIMIQDQAHVGGTMLRGAGESIVDFLFAQRFTGSLALIEIKRPATKLIETKTFRGDLHAPHKDLTSTMAQVLDQRFQLLNNFAAKSHDPGLKDTHVSAVHCIVIAGTAPTAIQEKRSLDLFRHSSRDVVVVTFDELLDKLREILRLMTAGVPGPAPTPAPPADNNDLF; encoded by the coding sequence GTGACGAAAAAGAACACAAGTCAGCCCGACAAACCAGAAGACATCGCAGAGGATTTCTTCGACAAGGAGACTGACCCGGCGCCTAAAGGTGGGCTCGGCGATGGCCTCGAGCTTAGCGCCAAACCCGACTCCGACGCCGAGGCGATGCTGGTGTCACTAAATCAGTGCATCTATGGCGGCGAAGACTGCGTCGAGATCTATGCACATGGCGAGGCCTATCCCAAAGACGGGACGGAGAAGACCCGGAAAACGGTGCTTCTCGCACGTGTGACCGAGCGCGCGCTCACCATGTTCCCGCTGGTTTCGGCCTCGTATCGGCCCACGTTCCTGACCCCGAAGTATGACGAGTTGACCACGATCACCGTGCTAGCCGAAGAGGGTGAGCCCTGGTGGCTGCCTGAGGACATCATGGACTTCGACGCCATGCTCGAAAGCCTGCCCACTGGCTTTGGTCGCCACGCCAAATACGGGCTGGGCTTTAAGTGGGAGTACCGACTGATCCCACTCGCAATCCTCGAAATGCACGGCATCACCGAGCTAGTGATCGAGCCGGGCAATGGCGCGTCAGCAGAGCTGCCCAAGTTCAAGCTGGGCATCGACCGGTTCTCGGCGATCAAACGATCCATCGACTCGATCACCACGCGCTCACGAGCGCGGTCGCTGCGCGAACGCCAGTTGCTTGCCTTTAATGAGTTGCTGCACGTTGCCGATCCAGCCCAGTTCGAGCGGCGTTTCCCCAAGGTGGCGCCCGGCGAAATCTATGAGTTGGTCAAGCTAGGCGGGCGCGCGCAGAACCGCAGCCCCGGCGACCGCCTCGCGGCGGCCACGGTCATCCGCGATGACGCAGCCAAGATTGCCGCGGATCAGCCGTCGCAATTGCTGGAGCTCAAGGCAGTCATTGAGCAGGTTACGTTGAAGGAACTGATCGCCAAGATCGAAGACATGCTCAGCAAGAACCTGCCCGAGCCGAAGTGGCAAGCATTCTTCAAGGCCAACCCCTTCGTCCTGGGGCTAGCATTCCCCCATCCGGTGATCATGATTCAAGACCAGGCGCACGTCGGCGGCACGATGCTGCGTGGCGCTGGCGAGAGCATCGTGGATTTCTTGTTCGCACAGAGGTTTACCGGCAGCCTCGCCCTCATTGAGATCAAGCGCCCTGCGACCAAGCTAATTGAGACCAAGACATTCCGAGGCGACCTGCATGCGCCACACAAGGACTTGACCAGCACGATGGCGCAAGTGCTCGACCAACGCTTCCAGCTCTTGAACAACTTCGCAGCTAAGTCCCATGACCCCGGGCTCAAAGACACGCACGTTTCAGCGGTCCACTGCATCGTGATTGCCGGCACAGCGCCGACCGCGATCCAAGAAAAGCGCTCGCTGGACCTGTTCCGCCACTCCTCAAGGGACGTGGTTGTAGTCACGTTCGACGAACTACTGGACAAGCTGCGCGAGATTTTGCGCCTGATGACCGCGGGGGTGCCTGGACCTGCGCCGACTCCCGCCCCACCGGCAGATAACAATGACCTCTTTTGA
- a CDS encoding antitoxin Xre/MbcA/ParS toxin-binding domain-containing protein — MDCETLPDFSRLSEDERASYIDELAHDVWSDSDAAVQYLTTPSKHFGGVSPVDISRSSDGASKVCIQLFRLYYGIFQ, encoded by the coding sequence ATGGACTGTGAGACGCTGCCTGATTTCTCAAGGCTATCGGAGGACGAACGTGCGTCGTATATCGACGAACTTGCGCACGATGTATGGTCTGACTCGGACGCTGCGGTGCAGTATCTGACGACGCCATCGAAACACTTTGGGGGAGTGTCGCCGGTAGATATTTCAAGATCGTCAGACGGTGCGAGCAAGGTATGTATTCAGCTGTTCAGGCTCTATTACGGTATTTTTCAGTGA
- a CDS encoding VOC family protein, whose protein sequence is MSIFTHVTLGTSDLERARVFYDAVLEPLHMKRLMHVEGKACAWGHEHPQFIVLYPRDGNTASHGNGTTIGLLAPDRSSIREFHRRAMELGATDAGAPGPRPFAPNAYAAYILDLDGNKVVASCREPEA, encoded by the coding sequence ATGAGCATTTTTACCCATGTAACCCTTGGCACTTCGGACCTCGAGCGTGCCAGGGTGTTTTACGATGCCGTACTCGAACCACTGCACATGAAGCGTTTAATGCATGTTGAAGGCAAGGCTTGCGCTTGGGGTCACGAGCACCCCCAGTTCATCGTCCTCTACCCACGCGACGGAAATACAGCAAGCCATGGCAACGGCACAACCATTGGCCTGTTGGCGCCAGACCGTTCGTCGATCAGAGAGTTTCATCGACGTGCCATGGAGCTCGGCGCAACCGATGCAGGCGCCCCAGGGCCACGCCCATTCGCGCCAAACGCATACGCCGCCTACATCCTCGATCTGGACGGCAACAAGGTGGTGGCCTCCTGCCGAGAGCCAGAGGCATGA
- a CDS encoding ATP-dependent acyl-CoA ligase: protein MAGMGNPESWSVGQQDTVIAALDRAVAAHSDRVLLDFGGELFTYGELDQLSTCFANSLATLGVKSGDTVLSMLDNNIDAVTSWLSINKLCAVSVPVNTALRGEFLRHQIADSKAAIVICEAAYLERIAQVADGLSDVRLILYRGVATELPPCSIQMAPLDEHRGSDQTPIETKPNPWELACIVYTSGTTGPSKGCMLSYNYMCNLARLQLRAGPATENDVTITPLPLFHMNALCVGILSNIMVGARVAIVQRFSVSNFWQEVERSGATIASILGGMGGLLALAPDNESMKRCFGQIHTVRGNPFTEDSKRIWRERFGAKQVGGNGYGLTEASVITSLPGGEYAAPGSSGKRIADFDVRIVDDLDRELPANTPGEIVVRPQRPDIMFMGYWGRPADTMKLMRNMWFHTGDIGKFDDEGFFYFVDRKKDYLRRRGENISSFEMEAAFAAHPSIEEVAVHAVPSDKGEDDVKVTAILKPGCALSPEDLFKWAVDSVPYYALPRYIEFRDSMPKNPQGRVLKYQLRDEGKTPNTWDLETTDIKVSKR, encoded by the coding sequence ATGGCAGGCATGGGTAATCCGGAATCATGGTCGGTTGGTCAGCAAGATACGGTAATTGCTGCGCTGGATCGCGCAGTCGCCGCACACTCTGACCGGGTTCTGCTCGATTTCGGTGGCGAGCTATTCACCTACGGCGAGCTAGATCAGCTTTCTACGTGTTTTGCAAACTCGCTCGCAACGCTCGGCGTCAAGTCTGGCGATACAGTGCTGAGCATGCTCGACAACAACATCGACGCGGTTACCAGCTGGTTGTCGATCAACAAACTGTGTGCCGTAAGCGTGCCAGTCAACACGGCTCTTCGAGGCGAGTTCCTGCGCCACCAGATCGCCGATTCCAAAGCTGCCATCGTCATTTGCGAAGCGGCCTATCTTGAGCGGATTGCACAGGTGGCAGACGGGCTGTCAGATGTGCGTCTAATCCTGTACCGAGGCGTCGCAACCGAGCTTCCGCCCTGCTCAATTCAGATGGCACCGCTGGATGAGCATCGCGGTTCAGACCAAACTCCAATCGAAACCAAGCCCAACCCTTGGGAGCTTGCATGCATCGTCTATACGTCTGGAACAACCGGACCTTCCAAAGGGTGCATGCTCAGCTACAACTACATGTGTAATCTTGCGCGCCTTCAATTGCGTGCAGGTCCAGCTACAGAGAACGATGTGACGATCACACCGCTTCCGCTATTCCATATGAACGCGCTGTGCGTTGGAATTCTGTCGAACATCATGGTTGGTGCGCGAGTTGCAATCGTACAGCGATTCTCGGTATCGAATTTCTGGCAGGAGGTCGAGCGCAGCGGCGCCACCATCGCGTCAATCCTCGGAGGTATGGGTGGTCTGCTCGCCCTGGCACCCGACAACGAGTCCATGAAACGCTGTTTCGGCCAGATCCACACCGTCAGAGGAAACCCATTTACAGAGGACTCGAAGCGAATCTGGCGTGAGCGCTTTGGCGCAAAGCAAGTGGGGGGCAACGGCTACGGCCTCACCGAGGCAAGCGTGATCACATCGCTGCCTGGTGGCGAATATGCAGCGCCAGGCTCGTCAGGCAAGCGCATTGCGGATTTCGATGTGCGCATCGTTGACGACCTCGACCGCGAACTACCCGCCAACACGCCGGGCGAGATCGTCGTCAGACCCCAGCGCCCAGATATCATGTTCATGGGATATTGGGGACGTCCTGCCGACACGATGAAGCTGATGCGCAACATGTGGTTCCACACGGGCGACATCGGAAAATTCGACGACGAAGGTTTCTTCTATTTTGTCGACCGCAAAAAGGACTACCTGCGGCGTCGTGGGGAAAATATCTCCAGCTTCGAAATGGAGGCAGCCTTCGCCGCTCATCCCTCAATAGAGGAAGTCGCGGTTCACGCTGTTCCATCGGACAAAGGCGAAGACGACGTCAAAGTCACTGCCATCCTCAAACCAGGCTGTGCTCTGAGCCCAGAAGACCTGTTCAAATGGGCCGTCGATTCCGTTCCCTATTACGCCCTGCCCCGCTATATCGAGTTCCGCGACTCAATGCCCAAGAATCCGCAGGGTCGCGTTCTCAAGTATCAATTGAGAGACGAAGGAAAGACCCCGAACACTTGGGACCTTGAAACGACTGACATCAAGGTCAGCAAACGATAG
- a CDS encoding TetR/AcrR family transcriptional regulator, whose protein sequence is MEDVSAMPEGDVAPKSARTRKASGADAGTGKVRAVRRNRRSDSTIQTILAAAEEVILQSGADRISILDVCVQAGISRGTFYRYFSSQEDLLDAFSRHKRDRFHKALGEALEPYVDPDERFEAVVRFIDDYLENSRSRRLLIVAPEYAMRWFQRIFHDSVVRFQDALSLVFDAWETRAGIVLDRELVCELLVRYILSEQLVPAGPERKNLPRRLERLASMLMSGRIARR, encoded by the coding sequence ATGGAGGATGTGAGCGCGATGCCTGAGGGTGACGTAGCGCCGAAGAGCGCGCGCACGAGAAAGGCCTCTGGCGCGGACGCGGGGACTGGCAAGGTGCGGGCGGTACGCCGGAATCGGCGATCCGACAGCACCATTCAAACAATTCTTGCTGCTGCAGAAGAAGTGATTCTGCAGTCAGGGGCGGATCGAATCTCCATACTCGACGTCTGTGTCCAAGCGGGGATTTCCCGCGGTACGTTCTACCGCTATTTTTCCTCACAAGAAGACTTGCTTGATGCTTTTTCGCGCCACAAGCGCGACCGCTTTCATAAGGCCCTTGGTGAGGCGCTTGAGCCCTACGTCGACCCCGATGAGCGCTTTGAGGCGGTAGTCCGCTTTATCGATGACTACCTCGAGAACAGCCGCTCAAGGCGCCTGCTGATTGTTGCACCTGAGTATGCGATGCGCTGGTTTCAGCGCATCTTCCATGACTCGGTTGTCCGTTTCCAGGATGCGCTAAGTCTCGTATTTGATGCTTGGGAGACCCGGGCAGGAATCGTTCTTGATCGTGAGCTTGTTTGCGAACTCCTTGTTCGCTACATCCTCAGTGAGCAACTTGTTCCCGCTGGTCCCGAGCGGAAAAATCTGCCACGTCGTCTTGAGCGGCTTGCCTCCATGTTGATGTCGGGGCGTATTGCACGACGCTGA
- a CDS encoding phytoene desaturase family protein encodes MNTSNQYDVAIVGGGHNGLSAACYLAEAGKRVIVIEARDKVGGMASSGYLIPEAPQHLIHPCALDLMSLRVHPMMPQELQLERHGFRQVEMSPGYVYAHPDGSSLIFWRDPAQTANEIARYSAHDAEEFLSLMTLVNAFVDMAVPMMRVDPMQRNFRAKWQALKAVLRNRHLKPEIMALVGSPAYTSIMERFEHPVVQSALCCLLGAAGPIANEATGIYFALLGFIHRFGLGRAVGGMQTLSNALGARLAELGGEIILSAPVAEIVAEGGKATGVRLKDGRLIKARAVVASIHPKMALEMVTPGALDRRTLTRVALAPSNAHGASPLKVDVALNGLVSYQRLEAKRNDGISLRKCVILIGTSEGVLDNFRCAARGEVSNQPYMWVTAPTAVDPTQAPQGQDVAYLYPVAMPVEPREGWEVLRDTVAQQVVDQAANYMEGLKEFEIARRIEAAPDLAARLNVHRGCVVHIDTSTTRSSSMRPAAGLGGDTLPIAGLFLGGAGIHPGGGVNGLPGRIAAGRVKRFLAA; translated from the coding sequence ATGAATACGTCCAACCAGTACGACGTGGCAATTGTCGGTGGTGGTCACAATGGCTTGTCTGCCGCCTGTTATTTGGCTGAGGCAGGCAAGCGCGTGATCGTCATAGAGGCCCGAGACAAAGTCGGAGGGATGGCCTCCAGTGGTTACCTCATTCCCGAGGCGCCGCAACACCTGATTCATCCATGCGCACTCGACCTGATGTCGTTGCGTGTTCATCCAATGATGCCTCAGGAGTTGCAGCTTGAGCGGCATGGATTTCGTCAGGTCGAGATGTCGCCGGGTTACGTCTACGCGCATCCAGACGGCAGTTCTCTGATTTTCTGGCGAGACCCGGCGCAGACCGCAAATGAGATCGCACGCTATTCGGCGCACGATGCCGAGGAATTTCTGTCATTAATGACACTGGTCAATGCTTTTGTCGACATGGCCGTGCCCATGATGCGTGTTGATCCGATGCAGCGGAATTTCAGAGCAAAGTGGCAGGCTCTTAAGGCCGTGCTACGAAATCGTCATCTCAAGCCTGAGATCATGGCGCTGGTTGGTAGTCCGGCTTACACCTCGATCATGGAGCGCTTTGAGCATCCCGTCGTGCAATCGGCATTGTGCTGTTTGCTTGGCGCGGCGGGGCCGATCGCCAACGAGGCGACTGGGATTTACTTCGCTTTGCTCGGATTCATTCATCGCTTCGGTCTTGGACGCGCTGTGGGCGGCATGCAGACGCTGTCGAATGCGCTGGGTGCGCGGTTGGCCGAGCTTGGTGGTGAGATCATACTTTCTGCACCAGTCGCTGAAATCGTCGCGGAAGGTGGCAAGGCGACCGGTGTCCGGCTGAAGGACGGGCGCCTCATTAAGGCCCGTGCCGTGGTTGCGTCGATTCATCCCAAGATGGCGCTGGAGATGGTTACTCCGGGAGCGCTCGACCGTCGCACGTTGACGCGGGTTGCGCTGGCCCCGTCGAACGCGCATGGTGCATCCCCGCTAAAGGTCGATGTCGCGCTCAACGGACTGGTTAGCTATCAACGTCTCGAAGCAAAACGGAACGATGGGATCAGCTTGCGCAAGTGCGTGATTCTGATCGGTACCTCGGAAGGCGTGCTGGACAACTTCCGCTGCGCGGCTCGCGGAGAGGTCTCGAATCAGCCGTACATGTGGGTTACGGCCCCCACTGCCGTTGATCCGACACAGGCACCGCAAGGACAGGATGTCGCCTACCTCTACCCCGTCGCCATGCCGGTCGAGCCGCGTGAGGGCTGGGAGGTTCTTCGCGACACGGTTGCGCAGCAGGTGGTGGATCAGGCTGCCAACTACATGGAAGGCCTTAAGGAGTTCGAAATCGCCCGACGCATCGAAGCCGCACCGGATTTGGCCGCAAGGCTAAATGTACATCGTGGTTGTGTCGTGCATATCGACACCAGTACGACCCGGTCTTCATCAATGCGCCCTGCTGCGGGTCTTGGTGGCGACACCTTGCCCATCGCAGGTTTGTTTCTCGGCGGCGCGGGTATTCATCCTGGTGGCGGGGTCAACGGATTGCCCGGCCGTATTGCCGCTGGTCGTGTGAAGCGGTTCCTGGCTGCTTGA
- a CDS encoding TetR/AcrR family transcriptional regulator, which translates to MTNSGKPSERPSPDKRETLRRIAEAARQAFAAKGLADARIDDIAQAAGVTKQLVYHYYRSKEELFACVLDESSATTMIDLVAIELDQFPPREALRTLLNHMISPYSDPMLSALAQEGIRYHENHITPRNSFTDLAPKLKEKMRDTIERGVRAGEFRSDVDPDLFLAAAVQTTTSAYVSRYTVATLCGLDLNRDEDADIWRRYSVDFVMAAIEAKRSDCHSLKRPLPPEQRN; encoded by the coding sequence ATGACAAACTCAGGCAAGCCGTCAGAGCGTCCATCCCCCGACAAACGCGAGACGCTGAGACGAATTGCGGAAGCGGCGCGCCAGGCCTTTGCGGCCAAAGGCCTTGCAGATGCGCGTATCGATGACATCGCTCAGGCCGCGGGCGTGACAAAGCAACTCGTCTATCACTACTACCGAAGCAAAGAGGAGCTTTTTGCGTGCGTGCTTGACGAATCATCGGCAACAACTATGATCGATCTGGTCGCCATCGAACTGGACCAGTTTCCGCCGCGAGAGGCGCTGCGCACGTTACTCAATCACATGATCAGCCCCTATAGCGATCCAATGCTGAGCGCACTCGCCCAAGAGGGAATTCGCTATCACGAGAATCACATCACACCGCGCAACAGCTTTACGGATCTCGCTCCCAAGCTGAAAGAAAAGATGCGCGACACCATCGAGCGTGGTGTCAGGGCCGGCGAGTTTCGGTCGGATGTCGATCCAGACCTCTTCCTCGCTGCCGCGGTGCAAACAACGACAAGCGCCTACGTGAGTCGCTACACGGTAGCGACCCTGTGCGGACTCGATTTAAACCGCGACGAGGATGCCGACATCTGGCGGCGCTATTCGGTGGATTTCGTAATGGCTGCAATCGAGGCAAAGCGCAGTGACTGCCATTCACTAAAGCGTCCTCTGCCACCCGAGCAGCGGAACTGA